From the Halalkalicoccus sp. CGA53 genome, one window contains:
- a CDS encoding enolase C-terminal domain-like protein, whose translation MAPTITRIESTEFSYPLEDVGFSSYGFDPVYEPGAVTDRKLFAIELHTDEGVTGEYVGGNSPGAAQINMFADYLVGRNPLEREKHWSEIKRALRKYDRMGIGPVDIALWDLAGKYYDAPIHELLGTYRKRLPAYASTYPGDDKGGLETPEDFAEFAEECLEMGYSGYKLHIWPDELRSTQKIVDAVHAVGERVGSEMDLMLDPACHLDTWADTLKVGRACDEQEFLWYEDPMKDAGISQHAHRKLRETIETPILQTEHVRGLESHTDFIANGATDFVRADPEYDAGITGAMKIARVAEGFGLDVEYHAPGPAQRHCLAATRNANYYEMALVHPDCANTQPPVYGNDYSDMLDAIDADGTVPVPDGPGLGVEYDWEYIEENATGSVHVYE comes from the coding sequence ATGGCTCCGACGATCACACGGATAGAGTCCACCGAGTTCAGCTACCCGCTCGAGGACGTCGGCTTCTCCTCGTACGGGTTCGACCCCGTCTACGAGCCGGGAGCGGTGACGGATCGAAAGCTCTTCGCGATCGAACTCCACACCGACGAGGGCGTCACGGGCGAGTACGTCGGGGGGAACTCCCCCGGTGCCGCTCAGATCAACATGTTCGCGGACTATCTCGTCGGCAGGAACCCCCTCGAGCGCGAGAAACACTGGAGCGAGATCAAACGCGCGCTGCGAAAGTACGACCGGATGGGGATCGGCCCCGTCGACATCGCCCTCTGGGACCTCGCGGGGAAGTACTACGACGCGCCGATCCACGAACTGCTCGGCACCTACCGGAAGCGGCTGCCGGCCTACGCCTCGACGTACCCCGGCGACGACAAGGGTGGTCTCGAGACGCCCGAGGACTTCGCGGAGTTCGCCGAGGAGTGTCTCGAGATGGGGTATTCGGGCTACAAACTCCACATCTGGCCGGACGAACTGCGTAGTACGCAGAAGATCGTCGACGCGGTCCACGCGGTCGGCGAGCGCGTCGGGAGCGAGATGGACCTCATGCTCGATCCGGCCTGCCACCTCGACACGTGGGCGGACACGCTCAAGGTCGGTCGTGCCTGTGACGAACAGGAGTTCCTCTGGTACGAGGACCCGATGAAGGACGCCGGGATCAGCCAGCACGCCCACCGGAAGCTCCGCGAGACGATCGAGACGCCGATCTTGCAGACCGAACACGTCCGCGGGCTCGAGAGTCACACCGACTTCATCGCGAACGGCGCGACCGACTTCGTCCGCGCCGACCCCGAGTACGACGCCGGCATCACCGGCGCGATGAAGATCGCACGCGTGGCTGAGGGGTTCGGCCTCGACGTGGAGTACCACGCCCCCGGCCCCGCACAGCGCCACTGCCTCGCCGCGACCCGTAACGCGAACTACTACGAGATGGCGCTGGTCCACCCGGACTGTGCGAACACCCAGCCCCCCGTCTACGGGAACGACTACTCGGACATGCTCGACGCGATCGACGCCGATGGAACGGTCCCGGTGCCCGACGGCCCCGGACTCGGGGTCGAGTACGACTGGGAGTACATCGAAGAGAACGCTACGGGGAGCGTCCACGTCTACGAGTGA
- a CDS encoding HpcH/HpaI aldolase family protein, translated as MEGDLATRLAAPGPVVGNWLSLDSPTIADVYAELGADFVLIDTEHTPLSLETVAECVRAVDAAGTETNAVVRVPDANPTTIKRVLDLGVDGLMVPMVETPADARAVVEATRYPPEGIRGVGVGRANRYGLGIEEALESAGDRLTTIVQIETGEGVENAPAIAAVDGVDSLFVGPADLSTSFGSFGDWTDERFEESIDRVIDASHDADLPIGTLAIGDEQLERWAGYGFDYVIVGYDVGYLIDGSRRARETYLAAIDEDESGER; from the coding sequence ATGGAAGGAGACCTCGCCACTCGACTCGCGGCCCCCGGGCCCGTCGTGGGGAACTGGCTCTCGCTCGATAGTCCCACGATCGCCGACGTGTACGCCGAACTCGGCGCCGATTTCGTCCTGATCGACACCGAACACACGCCGCTGTCGCTGGAGACGGTCGCGGAGTGTGTCCGTGCGGTCGACGCCGCGGGCACCGAGACGAACGCCGTCGTCCGGGTGCCGGACGCGAACCCGACGACGATCAAGCGCGTCCTCGACCTCGGCGTGGACGGCCTCATGGTCCCGATGGTGGAGACGCCAGCCGACGCGAGGGCGGTCGTCGAGGCGACGAGATACCCGCCGGAGGGGATCCGGGGCGTCGGGGTCGGGCGGGCGAACCGGTACGGACTGGGGATCGAAGAGGCGCTCGAGTCGGCGGGCGACCGACTGACGACGATCGTCCAGATCGAGACCGGCGAGGGCGTCGAGAACGCCCCCGCTATCGCCGCCGTCGACGGCGTCGACTCGCTGTTCGTCGGGCCGGCCGACCTCTCGACCTCGTTCGGGTCGTTCGGCGACTGGACGGACGAGCGGTTCGAGGAGTCGATCGACCGGGTGATCGACGCGAGCCACGATGCCGACCTGCCGATCGGGACGCTCGCGATCGGCGACGAGCAGCTCGAGCGGTGGGCGGGCTACGGCTTCGACTACGTGATCGTCGGCTACGACGTCGGCTACCTGATCGATGGGAGCCGACGGGCGCGCGAGACCTACCTGGCGGCGATCGACGAGGACGAGTCCGGAGAGCGATAG
- a CDS encoding mandelate racemase/muconate lactonizing enzyme family protein: protein MTTSQIDSVETVALEAPLSEPFGYSQEWVDTRSALLVRIESSDGTVGWGECWGPIAGTRGTVEQLLRPVVLGEDPMAVERLYDRMYDVCRAAYQSVVPLPAISGVDVALWDLAGKLQGRSVASLIGARQRSETRAYATGHYFKPVEDLEEQYRRIVEEATENAALGALKLKVGLQLLGYGPDEDLELVRRVRDAVGEDVDLMVDANYAYDRPTARRVGERLEAYDVRWFEEPVRPEDLGGYADLRRTLSVPIAGGECHTPAEFDRLLEADALDIAQPDLCNVGGITPARRLADRVRSSRTVAIVPHVWGTPIAIGASLQYIATLANDAPLEFDRSPNPLREELTTRRFVDDDGTVSIPSKPGLGVDLDRDAVEAYRID, encoded by the coding sequence ATGACGACCAGTCAGATCGACAGCGTCGAGACGGTCGCGCTCGAGGCACCGCTCTCCGAGCCCTTTGGCTACTCCCAGGAGTGGGTGGACACCCGATCCGCGTTGCTCGTCCGGATCGAGAGTTCGGACGGAACCGTGGGCTGGGGCGAGTGCTGGGGCCCGATCGCCGGAACGCGCGGCACCGTAGAGCAACTCCTCCGGCCGGTCGTCCTCGGCGAGGATCCGATGGCGGTCGAGCGGCTCTACGACCGGATGTACGACGTCTGCCGGGCCGCCTACCAGTCGGTCGTTCCGCTGCCCGCGATCAGCGGCGTCGACGTCGCCCTCTGGGACCTCGCGGGAAAACTCCAGGGACGGTCGGTAGCGTCGCTCATCGGCGCCCGCCAGCGAAGTGAGACGCGCGCGTACGCGACGGGCCACTACTTCAAGCCGGTCGAGGACCTCGAGGAGCAGTACCGACGGATCGTCGAGGAGGCGACCGAGAACGCCGCGCTCGGGGCGCTCAAGCTCAAGGTCGGCCTCCAGCTCCTAGGCTATGGCCCGGACGAAGACCTCGAGCTCGTTCGCCGCGTTCGCGACGCGGTCGGGGAGGACGTCGATCTCATGGTCGACGCCAACTACGCCTACGACCGGCCGACCGCCCGACGCGTCGGCGAACGGCTCGAAGCCTACGACGTCCGGTGGTTCGAGGAGCCGGTCAGGCCGGAGGACCTCGGGGGATACGCCGACCTCCGACGGACCCTCTCGGTCCCGATCGCTGGCGGCGAGTGTCACACGCCGGCCGAGTTCGACCGGCTCCTCGAGGCCGACGCCCTCGACATCGCCCAGCCCGACCTCTGCAACGTCGGCGGCATCACCCCGGCGAGGAGGCTCGCCGACCGCGTCCGGTCGTCCCGGACCGTCGCCATCGTCCCCCACGTCTGGGGGACGCCGATCGCGATCGGGGCGAGCCTCCAGTACATCGCGACGCTCGCGAACGACGCGCCCCTCGAGTTCGACCGGTCGCCGAACCCACTGCGCGAGGAGCTCACGACTCGGCGGTTCGTCGACGACGACGGGACCGTCTCGATACCGTCGAAACCGGGTCTGGGCGTCGACCTCGACCGCGACGCCGTCGAGGCCTACCGAATCGACTGA
- a CDS encoding ABC transporter substrate-binding protein, which translates to MTDYRSVQNASETSRRRFLKGTGTIGAAGLMATAGCLGGNGDDDDDGEDDGGEVDADFPEEYVEEEPEGEPVSAIHEALDADFPVRHYYSEVHTNILRDIGFEMEYNVRALQAHLDETFVARNHDIMNLRWLDAFDPDRPIRDAASEAALEEGGGNNANHWNPEFEELLSEQAAAVDDDERQELVYQAQEYLVDEYVLVPILVQDRAMPYNSERVSNVHEYLEDGLAGITNMVEIETDDGELRTAQQEDLTTLDPMAAERGRADRDYGRLIFDRLMHPTPEEEFLPAPWAAESVEQPDDTTYEVTLREGLEFHDGEPVTAEDIEFTYTYGAENNAGLRGVIGNLEEVVVESDLEVTFNMSQPDATFPSRALAGRDSGILPRHILEDVDDPSGWDQDEEMFIGSGPFMLNSHDPGEELVLDAHDAHQFAPNVDRVVRVQAADAASAASAVEDETVDMVPYDLPPDQLDRLEQLDHIEISGALMTSIHYCTMNMHPDREDGPFKYYEVREAVGHTFDREEWLDVAAAGFGELLNTPMSPGLEFWVAPEDRVSPDPFDTDRAIEILGEAGFRWDQEGQLHYPADTSELTTQPDAYGWDETPEVLTQYE; encoded by the coding sequence ATGACCGACTATCGCAGTGTGCAGAACGCGAGTGAGACGTCACGCCGACGGTTCCTCAAGGGGACCGGGACGATCGGCGCGGCGGGACTGATGGCGACGGCCGGCTGTCTCGGTGGCAACGGCGACGACGACGACGACGGCGAGGACGACGGCGGTGAGGTCGACGCCGACTTCCCGGAGGAGTACGTCGAGGAGGAGCCGGAGGGGGAGCCGGTCTCGGCGATCCACGAGGCGCTCGACGCCGACTTCCCGGTCCGACACTACTACTCCGAGGTCCACACGAACATCCTCCGCGACATCGGCTTCGAGATGGAGTACAACGTCCGGGCGCTGCAGGCGCACCTCGACGAGACGTTCGTCGCCCGGAACCACGACATCATGAACCTCCGGTGGCTCGACGCGTTCGACCCCGACCGCCCGATCCGCGACGCGGCTTCGGAGGCCGCGCTGGAGGAGGGCGGCGGGAACAACGCCAACCACTGGAACCCGGAGTTCGAGGAGCTGCTGAGCGAGCAGGCGGCGGCGGTCGACGACGACGAGCGCCAGGAACTCGTCTACCAGGCCCAGGAGTACCTCGTCGACGAGTACGTCCTCGTGCCGATCCTCGTCCAGGACCGCGCGATGCCGTACAACTCCGAGCGCGTGAGCAACGTCCACGAGTACTTAGAGGACGGCCTCGCCGGCATCACGAACATGGTCGAGATCGAGACCGACGACGGCGAGCTCCGGACGGCACAGCAGGAGGACCTCACCACGCTCGACCCGATGGCGGCAGAGCGGGGACGGGCGGACCGCGACTACGGTCGTCTCATCTTCGACCGGCTGATGCACCCCACCCCGGAGGAGGAGTTCCTGCCGGCGCCGTGGGCCGCCGAGTCGGTCGAACAGCCCGACGACACCACCTACGAGGTGACGCTGCGCGAGGGCCTCGAGTTCCACGACGGGGAGCCGGTCACCGCGGAGGACATCGAGTTCACGTACACGTACGGCGCCGAGAACAACGCCGGTCTCAGGGGGGTCATCGGGAACCTAGAGGAGGTCGTCGTCGAGAGCGACCTGGAGGTCACGTTCAACATGAGCCAGCCCGACGCGACGTTCCCCTCGCGGGCGCTGGCCGGGCGTGACTCCGGTATCCTCCCGAGACACATCCTCGAGGACGTCGACGATCCGAGCGGCTGGGACCAGGACGAGGAGATGTTCATCGGCAGCGGCCCGTTCATGCTGAACAGCCACGACCCCGGCGAGGAGCTCGTCCTCGACGCACACGACGCCCACCAGTTCGCCCCGAACGTCGATCGGGTGGTGCGCGTCCAGGCCGCGGACGCCGCCTCTGCGGCGTCGGCCGTCGAGGACGAGACCGTCGACATGGTTCCGTACGACCTCCCGCCGGACCAGCTCGACCGCCTCGAACAGCTGGACCACATCGAGATCAGCGGGGCGCTGATGACCTCGATCCACTACTGTACGATGAACATGCACCCGGACCGCGAGGACGGCCCGTTCAAGTACTACGAGGTCAGGGAGGCCGTCGGTCACACGTTCGACCGCGAGGAGTGGCTCGACGTCGCTGCGGCGGGCTTCGGCGAGCTGCTGAACACGCCGATGTCCCCCGGCCTCGAGTTCTGGGTCGCCCCGGAGGACCGGGTCTCGCCCGACCCGTTCGACACCGACCGGGCGATCGAGATCCTCGGGGAGGCCGGCTTCCGCTGGGACCAGGAGGGACAGCTCCACTACCCGGCGGACACGAGCGAGCTGACGACGCAGCCCGACGCGTACGGCTGGGACGAGACGCCCGAGGTCCTCACACAGTACGAGTAG
- a CDS encoding ABC transporter permease: protein MARRIGQLLVTYFVFLTLLFVIFRIAPGDPTTMYLLEGMTPEQRQEVLEDLGLDQPLHVQYVEFLRQLVALDMGHSYRYGSPVYDIVAVRFWNTILLMGPAFFISYVIGVTVGAFMGWVRGTAKEQAGVVLTLIARSSPEFWIGIVLLMIFPFGLGWFPSGGMRAPGTEVSVFYQRYFAWDFLYHLFLPLLTGVIFYMATPALLMRSSMIQVLDEDFIEIKKAEGLPEHVILYKHAARNSILPITTVIALVVGISLGGSLVIETVFSWPGMGREMVDSVQFNDYAIAQAIFFLMGSVVIFMNFVADLTYVYLDPRVKYE, encoded by the coding sequence GTGGCACGGCGGATAGGCCAACTCCTCGTGACCTACTTCGTCTTCCTGACGCTGCTGTTCGTCATCTTCCGGATCGCTCCGGGGGATCCGACGACGATGTACCTGCTCGAGGGGATGACCCCCGAGCAACGACAGGAAGTCCTGGAAGACCTGGGGCTGGATCAACCGTTGCACGTCCAGTACGTCGAGTTCCTCCGGCAGCTGGTCGCGCTGGACATGGGACACTCCTACCGGTACGGATCGCCGGTCTACGACATCGTCGCCGTTCGGTTCTGGAACACGATCCTCCTGATGGGTCCGGCGTTCTTCATCTCGTACGTGATCGGCGTCACCGTCGGCGCGTTCATGGGCTGGGTCAGGGGAACGGCCAAGGAGCAGGCCGGCGTCGTCCTGACGCTCATCGCCCGCTCCTCGCCCGAGTTCTGGATCGGCATCGTCCTCCTGATGATCTTCCCGTTCGGCCTCGGTTGGTTCCCCTCCGGCGGGATGCGTGCGCCCGGTACGGAGGTGAGCGTCTTCTACCAGCGCTACTTCGCCTGGGACTTCCTCTATCACCTGTTCCTCCCGCTGCTGACGGGGGTGATCTTCTACATGGCCACGCCGGCCCTGCTCATGCGCAGTAGCATGATTCAGGTGCTTGACGAGGACTTCATCGAGATCAAGAAGGCCGAGGGGCTTCCCGAGCACGTCATCCTCTACAAACACGCGGCTCGAAACTCGATCCTCCCGATCACGACCGTCATCGCGCTCGTCGTCGGGATCTCGCTGGGGGGATCGCTGGTCATCGAGACCGTCTTCAGCTGGCCCGGCATGGGCCGTGAGATGGTCGACTCCGTCCAGTTCAACGACTACGCGATCGCCCAGGCGATCTTCTTCCTCATGGGGAGCGTGGTCATCTTCATGAACTTCGTCGCGGATCTCACCTACGTCTACCTCGACCCCCGGGTGAAATACGAATGA
- a CDS encoding ABC transporter permease, with product MSTSITDRVLDRVTTDSGEGFLTRRRIERYRNDIASVGGVVLGDRLGRIGVVILLFFLFMALFAPFLAPHDPAAVHRGEGGEVLRTTGPSMDHPLGTTNYGEDVLSQVIMSTQVSIMVGLLAALIAVFIGANVALVSAYYGGTIDDVLMRIVDVAYGLPFLPFVIVLVFIFGTNIQNIILVIGLILWRDSARVIRSEVLSQKQRPYIESAKAVGASDIRIMYRHIFPNVLPLVGLYMAFAVAYAVIYEASLAFLGFGDPELWSWGQMLFQAYHSGGIRFAWWWVLPAGICIMLLVASVFFIGRSLEEITNRELRH from the coding sequence ATGAGCACCTCGATCACCGACCGCGTACTTGATCGCGTCACGACCGACTCCGGAGAGGGCTTTCTCACCCGGCGACGAATCGAGCGGTACCGAAACGACATCGCCTCGGTCGGCGGCGTCGTCCTGGGGGACAGACTCGGGAGGATCGGCGTCGTAATCCTGCTGTTCTTCCTGTTCATGGCGCTGTTCGCCCCCTTCCTCGCGCCCCACGACCCGGCGGCGGTCCACCGGGGCGAGGGTGGCGAGGTCCTCCGGACGACCGGCCCCTCGATGGACCACCCGCTCGGGACCACCAACTACGGTGAGGACGTCCTCTCGCAGGTGATCATGTCGACGCAGGTGTCGATCATGGTCGGGCTGTTGGCCGCGTTGATCGCCGTCTTCATCGGCGCGAACGTCGCGCTCGTCAGCGCCTACTACGGCGGGACGATCGACGACGTCCTGATGCGGATCGTCGACGTGGCGTACGGGCTTCCGTTCCTCCCGTTCGTTATCGTCCTCGTGTTCATCTTCGGGACGAACATACAGAACATCATCCTCGTGATCGGGCTCATCCTCTGGCGCGACTCTGCGAGGGTGATACGATCGGAGGTGCTCTCGCAGAAACAGCGGCCGTACATCGAGTCGGCGAAGGCGGTCGGCGCGAGCGACATCCGGATCATGTACCGACACATCTTCCCGAACGTGCTCCCGCTCGTCGGGCTCTACATGGCGTTCGCGGTCGCGTACGCGGTCATCTACGAGGCGAGCCTCGCGTTCCTCGGGTTCGGCGACCCCGAGCTCTGGTCGTGGGGACAGATGCTCTTCCAGGCGTACCACTCGGGCGGTATCCGGTTCGCCTGGTGGTGGGTACTGCCCGCCGGGATCTGCATCATGCTGCTCGTCGCGTCCGTGTTCTTCATCGGACGGAGCCTCGAAGAGATCACCAACCGGGAGCTGAGACACTGA
- a CDS encoding ABC transporter ATP-binding protein, whose translation MLQIDDLHTRYRTDAGDVHAVDGVSFTVDEKETLGLVGESGCGKTTLAKSIFDLLPRNGSVVRGSVNLDGTELTELTEKELRKRIRWQEISMIPQTAMNGLDPVQTVGKQIMQVIRVHEGVSKAEARQRARELFEELGLEPDRITDYPHQFSGGMAQRAMIALSLALSPSIVLADEPTTALDVMIQDRILKLINEIQEEYEMGMIMITHDMSVVSETCDTIAVMYAGRVVEYADARTVIKNPRHPYTMGLRNAFPDISEDSQDLVSVPGEPPDLVDPEPGCKFAPRCPFAVDECWDVDPEPQEFDDGHIVECHRADEAEQLREEAADSETWLAMASDDASGVVVESDD comes from the coding sequence ATGCTACAGATCGACGACCTACACACGCGGTACAGGACGGATGCGGGCGACGTACACGCCGTCGACGGTGTCTCGTTCACCGTCGACGAGAAGGAGACCCTCGGGCTGGTCGGCGAGAGCGGCTGTGGCAAGACGACGCTCGCGAAGTCGATCTTCGACCTGCTGCCCAGGAACGGATCGGTCGTGCGCGGCTCCGTGAACCTCGACGGGACCGAACTCACCGAACTCACCGAGAAGGAGCTGCGAAAGCGGATCCGCTGGCAGGAGATATCGATGATCCCACAGACCGCGATGAACGGGCTCGATCCCGTCCAGACGGTCGGGAAACAGATCATGCAGGTGATCCGGGTCCACGAGGGCGTCTCGAAGGCGGAGGCGCGCCAGCGTGCGCGCGAGCTGTTCGAGGAGCTGGGTCTGGAGCCCGACCGGATCACCGACTACCCACACCAGTTCTCGGGCGGGATGGCCCAGCGGGCGATGATCGCCCTCTCGCTCGCGCTGAGCCCGTCGATCGTGCTCGCGGACGAGCCGACGACCGCGCTCGACGTGATGATCCAGGACCGGATCCTCAAGCTCATCAACGAGATCCAGGAGGAGTACGAGATGGGGATGATCATGATCACCCACGACATGTCGGTCGTCTCCGAGACGTGTGATACGATCGCGGTGATGTACGCCGGCCGTGTCGTCGAGTACGCCGACGCCCGCACCGTGATCAAGAACCCCCGTCACCCGTACACGATGGGGCTCAGGAACGCGTTTCCGGACATCAGCGAGGACTCACAGGACCTCGTCTCCGTCCCCGGCGAACCGCCGGACCTGGTCGATCCGGAACCGGGCTGTAAGTTCGCCCCGCGGTGTCCGTTCGCCGTCGACGAGTGCTGGGACGTCGACCCCGAACCCCAGGAGTTCGACGACGGCCACATCGTCGAGTGCCACCGGGCCGACGAGGCGGAACAGCTCCGCGAGGAGGCGGCCGACAGCGAGACCTGGCTGGCGATGGCGAGCGACGACGCGAGCGGCGTGGTGGTGGAAAGCGATGACTGA
- a CDS encoding ABC transporter ATP-binding protein yields the protein MTDPNAMIEAKGLKKHFMADDDLFTRLFGWGEPKLVKAVDGVDLTIGKGEAVGVAGESGCGKTTLGKTLLKLYDPDGGSIHFDGYDITDTTEIEGMNFRTEAQVIHQDPYKSLNPRFTVYNWVKEPLDIHGIGSAEEREAKVMECIEMAGLRPAEAYANEYPSELSGGERQRVGIARAIVLDPSFLVADEPVSMLDVSVRASVLGLLQRLQDELGLSIMYVSHDLSLLKHTCDRLVIMYLGRVVEEGPAREVINDPKHPYTKALVSSTPIIDPDTHRTAIEIEGEVPDPVNLPPGCRFAPRCPEAMPECEQGEPRMYDVGDEQVARCILYDDELTDGTGSKLESGFSSAEPESTAESD from the coding sequence ATGACTGATCCGAACGCGATGATCGAGGCGAAGGGGCTGAAAAAGCACTTCATGGCGGACGACGACCTGTTCACCCGGCTGTTCGGCTGGGGCGAGCCGAAGCTCGTCAAGGCCGTCGACGGCGTCGACCTCACGATCGGGAAGGGCGAGGCCGTCGGGGTCGCCGGTGAGAGCGGCTGTGGCAAGACGACGCTCGGAAAGACCCTGCTCAAGCTCTACGATCCCGACGGCGGGAGCATCCACTTCGACGGCTACGACATCACCGACACGACTGAGATCGAGGGGATGAACTTTCGGACCGAGGCGCAGGTGATCCACCAGGACCCGTACAAGTCGCTCAACCCGCGCTTTACCGTCTACAACTGGGTCAAAGAGCCCCTCGACATCCACGGGATCGGCTCGGCGGAGGAGCGGGAGGCGAAGGTGATGGAGTGCATCGAGATGGCGGGGCTCCGTCCGGCGGAGGCGTACGCGAACGAGTACCCCTCCGAGCTCTCCGGCGGCGAACGACAGCGCGTCGGCATCGCGCGGGCGATCGTGCTCGACCCGTCGTTCCTGGTCGCCGACGAGCCGGTCAGTATGCTCGACGTGAGCGTCAGGGCGAGCGTTCTCGGCCTGTTACAGCGGCTCCAGGACGAGCTCGGGCTCTCGATCATGTACGTCAGTCACGACCTCTCGTTGCTGAAACACACCTGTGACCGCCTCGTGATCATGTATCTGGGTCGGGTGGTCGAGGAGGGTCCCGCGAGGGAGGTGATAAACGATCCGAAACACCCGTACACGAAGGCGCTGGTCTCCTCGACGCCGATCATCGACCCGGACACCCACCGAACGGCGATCGAGATCGAGGGGGAGGTGCCGGATCCGGTCAACCTCCCTCCCGGCTGTCGGTTCGCCCCCCGTTGTCCGGAGGCGATGCCCGAGTGCGAGCAGGGCGAGCCGAGGATGTACGACGTGGGGGACGAGCAGGTGGCCCGCTGTATCCTCTACGACGACGAGCTCACCGACGGGACGGGGAGCAAGCTCGAATCGGGATTCAGCTCCGCCGAACCGGAATCCACCGCCGAGAGCGACTGA
- a CDS encoding SDR family NAD(P)-dependent oxidoreductase: MGSTAYDFTDEVVVVTGGSSGIGRAIARRFGDAGATVINADLRAGTKDPGEEAPTHEAIEDSGGTATFVETDASDPDDLGTVVEAASEFGGVDVMINNAGIYVGAPFREVTREQFDRLHAVNARGVYFGTQTAANDMIERGEPGSIVNTASISSNVAQPGQVHYDSTKGAVRMITRGAALELAEHGIRVNAVAPGVIATEIMEGWSQGAVDALENEELVKQPPLGRAGVPEDVAGPVVFLASDDAEYVTGALLDVDGGWQVF; the protein is encoded by the coding sequence ATGGGTTCGACAGCGTACGATTTCACCGACGAGGTCGTCGTCGTGACCGGTGGGAGCTCCGGGATCGGTCGAGCGATCGCCCGGCGGTTCGGCGACGCCGGCGCGACCGTGATCAACGCCGACCTGCGAGCGGGGACGAAAGACCCCGGCGAGGAGGCGCCGACCCACGAGGCGATCGAGGATTCAGGGGGAACGGCGACGTTCGTCGAGACGGACGCGAGCGATCCCGACGATCTGGGTACCGTCGTCGAGGCCGCCAGCGAGTTCGGTGGCGTCGACGTGATGATCAACAACGCCGGAATCTACGTCGGAGCGCCGTTCCGGGAGGTCACGCGGGAGCAGTTCGATCGGCTCCACGCGGTGAACGCCAGAGGGGTCTACTTCGGGACGCAGACGGCGGCCAACGACATGATAGAGAGGGGAGAGCCGGGATCGATCGTCAACACGGCGTCGATCAGCTCGAACGTCGCCCAGCCTGGGCAGGTCCACTACGACTCGACGAAGGGTGCCGTCAGGATGATCACCCGGGGTGCGGCGCTCGAACTCGCGGAGCACGGCATCCGCGTCAACGCGGTCGCGCCGGGCGTGATCGCGACGGAGATCATGGAGGGGTGGTCACAGGGGGCGGTCGACGCGCTCGAGAACGAGGAACTCGTCAAGCAACCCCCGCTCGGGAGAGCCGGCGTGCCAGAGGACGTGGCTGGGCCTGTCGTTTTCCTCGCGAGCGACGACGCCGAGTACGTCACCGGCGCGCTGCTCGACGTAGACGGGGGCTGGCAGGTCTTCTGA